The Vibrio chagasii genome includes a region encoding these proteins:
- a CDS encoding threonine/serine exporter family protein translates to MASKQRAISRLVAQSGQMLLAHGAESTLVGDIMRRIGIACGVDEVEVALSANALVVTTVMNDHCITTTRSCADRGINMQVITDIQRVCIMMEKGILDYGLAYKKIQNISPERYNRWLVVVMIGLSCASFSRLAGGDWQVFMMTFIASACGMIVRQEIGHRHFNPLLNFAITAFVTTTISAQAVLYNIGGQPTIVMASSVLMLVPGFPLINSVADMLKGHINMGLARFTMASLLTLATSLGIVAAMSLSGVWGWAS, encoded by the coding sequence ATGGCATCAAAACAAAGAGCGATCTCAAGACTTGTCGCTCAGTCAGGGCAAATGTTATTAGCGCATGGCGCGGAAAGTACTTTAGTTGGCGACATTATGCGTCGTATCGGTATTGCTTGTGGAGTCGACGAGGTCGAGGTTGCGCTGTCTGCCAATGCACTTGTTGTGACGACAGTAATGAATGATCACTGTATCACGACCACTCGAAGCTGTGCAGATCGTGGGATCAACATGCAAGTGATCACCGATATTCAACGCGTGTGTATCATGATGGAGAAAGGGATCCTCGATTATGGGCTAGCGTATAAAAAGATCCAAAATATCAGCCCTGAGCGCTATAACCGTTGGTTAGTCGTTGTGATGATAGGCCTATCTTGTGCTTCTTTTAGTCGGCTTGCAGGCGGTGATTGGCAGGTGTTCATGATGACCTTTATTGCTTCTGCCTGTGGCATGATCGTCAGACAAGAGATTGGTCATCGCCACTTTAACCCACTGTTAAACTTTGCAATCACAGCTTTTGTTACCACGACTATCTCTGCTCAAGCTGTCCTCTACAATATTGGTGGTCAGCCAACTATCGTAATGGCTTCATCGGTATTGATGCTCGTGCCTGGATTCCCACTGATTAATTCTGTTGCAGACATGCTCAAAGGGCACATCAATATGGGGTTGGCGCGCTTTACCATGGCAAGCTTACTTACTTTGGCGACTAGCTTAGGCATTGTTGCTGCGATGAGCCTATCTGGTGTTTGGGGGTGGGCGAGCTAA
- a CDS encoding threonine/serine exporter family protein — protein sequence MSIFELFLGLLNDMFFAAIPAVGFALVFNVPQRALIYCALGGSIGHGSRYLMMHFGIPIEWATFFAATVVGLIGVHWSHKLLAHPKVFTVAALIPMVPGVFAFKAMIAMVEINRAGYSPELVAMLMENFLKSMFIIAGLAVGLAVPGLLFYRRRPIV from the coding sequence ATGAGTATCTTCGAACTGTTTTTAGGCTTACTTAACGATATGTTTTTTGCAGCGATTCCGGCTGTCGGATTCGCATTGGTGTTTAACGTTCCGCAACGCGCTTTAATTTATTGTGCACTCGGCGGCTCTATCGGTCACGGTAGCCGTTATTTGATGATGCACTTTGGGATTCCAATTGAATGGGCAACCTTCTTCGCCGCAACAGTGGTTGGTCTCATAGGTGTGCATTGGTCTCATAAGCTGTTGGCTCATCCCAAGGTATTTACAGTCGCGGCTCTGATTCCTATGGTGCCGGGCGTCTTTGCTTTTAAAGCGATGATTGCCATGGTTGAGATTAATAGGGCAGGATATAGCCCTGAGCTGGTTGCGATGTTGATGGAGAACTTTTTGAAATCGATGTTCATTATCGCAGGTCTAGCGGTTGGCTTAGCTGTGCCTGGGCTGTTATTCTACCGACGCAGACCTATTGTCTAG
- the folA gene encoding type 3 dihydrofolate reductase has product MIISMIAAMANNRVIGKDNQMPWHLPADFAWFKRSTMGKPVVMGRKTYDSIGRPLPGRLNIVISRDANLEIEGVTTVTSIEKALGLVSDVEEVMIIGGGSIYESCLPKADKLYLTYIDFDVDGDTQFPDWGEGWKQSFHDMYQADEKNKHNMEFVILER; this is encoded by the coding sequence ATGATCATCAGTATGATTGCAGCAATGGCCAATAACCGTGTAATAGGTAAAGATAATCAGATGCCTTGGCACTTGCCTGCGGACTTCGCATGGTTCAAACGCTCAACGATGGGGAAGCCTGTAGTCATGGGCCGTAAAACCTATGATTCGATCGGTCGTCCTTTACCTGGTCGATTGAACATTGTGATTAGCCGTGATGCGAACTTGGAAATTGAAGGTGTGACAACGGTTACCTCAATTGAAAAAGCTCTGGGGTTAGTCAGCGATGTTGAAGAGGTGATGATCATCGGTGGTGGCTCAATCTATGAAAGCTGCCTACCTAAAGCAGATAAGCTGTACCTGACTTATATCGATTTTGATGTTGATGGTGATACTCAATTCCCAGATTGGGGGGAAGGTTGGAAGCAGAGCTTTCACGATATGTATCAAGCGGATGAGAAAAACAAACACAATATGGAGTTTGTGATCCTCGAACGTTAA
- a CDS encoding symmetrical bis(5'-nucleosyl)-tetraphosphatase, giving the protein MSNYIVGDIQGCFDELQLLLEAINFNPQQDTLWVAGDLVARGPKSLETLRFIRGLGDSAKVVLGNHDLHLLAVSLGLFPAKPKDKTQAILDAEDRESLLEWLRQQPLIQEHPEFIMSHAGISPQWNLERARIENQKVVALLRSDKWQWLIENMYSNTPDLWDVNLHDIERYRYAINSLTRMRFCFTDARLDMACKLPPSEITNEPLVPWFDLPQRIKLDKTVVFGHWAALEGYQGKDVIGLDTGCVWGGELTALRWEDKQFFTQKAL; this is encoded by the coding sequence GTGTCTAATTATATTGTCGGAGACATCCAAGGATGCTTCGACGAACTTCAGTTATTACTCGAAGCCATCAACTTTAATCCACAACAAGATACCTTATGGGTTGCTGGTGACTTAGTTGCCCGAGGTCCTAAGTCTCTAGAAACACTTCGCTTTATTCGTGGTTTAGGTGACTCGGCAAAGGTGGTATTGGGCAATCACGACCTACACCTGCTCGCGGTATCTCTAGGATTGTTTCCAGCAAAGCCTAAAGATAAGACGCAAGCTATCCTAGATGCCGAAGACCGTGAGTCGCTACTCGAATGGTTGAGACAGCAGCCGTTAATTCAAGAGCACCCTGAGTTCATAATGTCTCATGCGGGTATTTCGCCACAGTGGAACCTTGAAAGAGCTCGCATAGAGAATCAAAAAGTCGTCGCCCTATTACGCTCGGATAAATGGCAGTGGCTCATCGAGAATATGTATAGCAATACACCCGATCTATGGGACGTGAATTTGCACGATATTGAACGGTATCGTTATGCGATTAACAGCCTTACCCGAATGCGTTTCTGCTTTACCGATGCTCGGCTTGATATGGCATGCAAGCTACCACCAAGTGAAATTACTAATGAACCATTGGTGCCATGGTTTGACCTTCCACAACGTATAAAGCTCGATAAAACGGTTGTTTTTGGCCACTGGGCTGCACTTGAAGGCTATCAAGGTAAAGATGTGATAGGGCTAGATACTGGGTGTGTTTGGGGAGGAGAGCTGACTGCGCTTCGTTGGGAAGACAAACAGTTTTTTACTCAAAAAGCGTTATAA